From Streptomyces sp. GSL17-111, one genomic window encodes:
- a CDS encoding glycosyltransferase family 4 protein translates to MTAEAIRDAAARSRQGAGDGDRPLRVALLSYKGNPFCGGQGVYVRHLSRELARLGHRVEVIGAQPYPVLDEGVTLTELPSLDLYRQPDPFRTPGRGEYRDWVDALEVATMWTGGFPEPLTFSLRARRHLAARRGDFDVVHDNQTLGYGLLGGPGVLGAPLVTTVHHPITVDRQLDLAAATTLRRRLSVRRWYGFTRMQRRVARRLPSVLTVSGTSRQEIVDHLGVDAGRVHVVHIGADTERFAPDPAVPEVPGRIVTTSSADVPLKGLVHLVEALAKVRTEHPEAHVVVVGRRAERGPVARAVERFGLNEPDHTGRVPVEFVKGISDGELVDLVRGAQIACVPSLYEGFSLPAAEAMATGTPLVATTGGAIPEVAGPDGETSLAVPPGDPGALAAALTRLLSDAPLRARLGRAGRARVLSRFTWRQAAIGTAEHYRDAIARSSTGRPTG, encoded by the coding sequence GTGACCGCAGAGGCCATCCGGGACGCGGCGGCCCGATCCCGTCAGGGCGCCGGTGACGGCGACCGTCCCCTGCGCGTCGCCCTGCTCAGCTACAAGGGCAACCCGTTCTGCGGGGGTCAGGGCGTCTACGTCCGCCACCTCTCGCGCGAGCTCGCCCGCCTCGGGCACCGGGTCGAGGTGATCGGCGCGCAGCCCTACCCCGTCCTCGACGAGGGCGTCACCCTCACCGAGCTGCCCAGCCTCGACCTCTACCGCCAGCCGGACCCGTTCCGCACCCCCGGCCGGGGCGAGTACCGCGACTGGGTGGACGCCCTGGAGGTGGCCACCATGTGGACGGGCGGCTTCCCCGAGCCGCTGACGTTCTCCCTGCGGGCCCGCCGCCACCTGGCCGCCCGGCGCGGCGACTTCGACGTCGTCCACGACAACCAGACCCTCGGCTACGGACTGCTCGGCGGCCCCGGCGTGCTCGGCGCCCCGCTCGTCACGACCGTGCACCACCCCATCACCGTCGACCGACAGCTCGACCTGGCCGCCGCCACCACCCTCCGGCGCCGCCTCTCCGTCCGCCGCTGGTACGGCTTCACCCGCATGCAGCGCCGCGTCGCGCGCCGGCTGCCGTCCGTCCTGACCGTCTCCGGCACCTCCCGGCAGGAGATCGTCGACCACCTCGGTGTGGACGCGGGGCGGGTGCACGTCGTCCACATCGGAGCGGACACCGAGCGGTTCGCCCCCGACCCCGCCGTCCCCGAGGTGCCCGGCCGCATCGTCACCACCTCCAGCGCCGACGTCCCCCTCAAGGGCCTGGTCCACCTGGTGGAGGCCCTGGCCAAGGTGCGCACCGAACACCCCGAGGCCCACGTCGTCGTCGTGGGCCGGCGGGCCGAACGCGGCCCGGTGGCCCGGGCCGTCGAACGCTTCGGGCTGAACGAGCCCGACCACACCGGGCGCGTCCCCGTCGAGTTCGTCAAGGGCATCAGCGACGGGGAACTCGTCGACCTGGTCCGCGGCGCCCAGATCGCCTGCGTCCCCTCCCTCTACGAGGGCTTCTCGCTCCCCGCCGCCGAGGCCATGGCCACCGGCACGCCCCTGGTGGCCACCACCGGCGGCGCCATCCCCGAAGTCGCCGGGCCGGACGGGGAGACGAGCCTCGCGGTGCCGCCCGGAGACCCCGGTGCGCTCGCCGCCGCCCTCACCCGGCTGCTGTCCGACGCCCCGCTGCGCGCCCGGCTCGGCCGGGCCGGGCGGGCCCGGGTGCTGAGCCGCTTCACCTGGCGGCAGGCGGCCATCGGCACCGCCGAGCACTACCGGGACGCCATCGCCCGCAGCTCCACCGGCCGTCCCACCGGCTGA
- a CDS encoding class I SAM-dependent methyltransferase: MLTVDFSRFPLAPGDRVLDLGCGAGRHAFECYRRGAHVVALDRNAEEIREVATWFAAMREAGEAPATATATAMEGDALALPFPDDSFDVVIISEVMEHIPDDKGVLAEMVRVLRPGGRIAVTVPRYGPEKVCWALSDAYHEVEGGHIRIYRATELLARMREAGLRPYGSHHAHALHSPYWWLKCAFGVHKDGEDAALPVRAYHRMLVWDIMKKPLATRLAERALDPLIGKSFVAYATKPHLPSTAGTPA, encoded by the coding sequence GTGCTGACCGTCGACTTCTCCCGGTTCCCGCTCGCCCCGGGCGACCGCGTCCTCGACCTGGGCTGCGGCGCCGGACGCCACGCCTTCGAGTGCTACCGGCGCGGCGCCCACGTCGTCGCGCTGGACCGCAACGCCGAAGAGATCCGCGAAGTGGCCACCTGGTTCGCCGCCATGCGGGAGGCCGGCGAGGCACCGGCGACGGCCACCGCCACCGCGATGGAGGGCGACGCGCTCGCCCTGCCGTTCCCCGACGACAGCTTCGACGTCGTCATCATCTCCGAGGTCATGGAGCACATCCCCGACGACAAGGGGGTGCTCGCCGAGATGGTCCGCGTCCTGCGCCCCGGCGGACGCATCGCCGTCACCGTGCCCCGCTACGGCCCGGAGAAGGTCTGCTGGGCGCTCTCCGACGCCTACCACGAAGTCGAGGGCGGCCACATCCGCATCTACCGCGCGACCGAACTGCTGGCCAGGATGCGCGAGGCCGGGCTGCGCCCCTACGGCAGCCACCACGCGCACGCCCTGCACTCCCCGTACTGGTGGCTCAAGTGCGCCTTCGGCGTGCACAAGGACGGCGAGGACGCCGCACTGCCCGTGCGCGCCTACCACCGGATGCTCGTCTGGGACATCATGAAGAAGCCGCTCGCCACCCGCCTCGCCGAGCGCGCCCTGGACCCCCTCATCGGCAAGAGCTTCGTCGCCTACGCCACCAAGCCGCACCTGCCGAGCACCGCCGGGACACCCGCGTGA
- a CDS encoding prenyltransferase produces the protein MSSPERTELLTLPGVLTAEQAAATVAGIAAQQRPDGAIPWFRGHHLDPWDHVEAAMALDTAGEHARAEAAYAWLARHQLPDGSWYAAYADGDAEAPTDLGRESNFCAYVAVGVWHHYLATGDDTFLDRMWPVVAAATGFVLGLQQPDGTVAWKREEDGTVRTEALLTGCSSIYQALRCALAVAEHREEPQPDWELAFGRLGHAIARHPERFADKSRYSMDWYYPVLTGAVTGPAAKERIEADWDRFVVPGLGVRCVTPNPWVTGGESAELALALWVTGESDRAVEILRSINHLRAGNGMYWTGYVFDDDAVWPREQTAWTAGALLLAVAALGGDPATTDVFGVPAITPDFTPPCC, from the coding sequence GTGAGCAGCCCGGAGCGCACCGAACTGCTCACCCTGCCCGGCGTCCTCACCGCCGAGCAGGCCGCCGCCACCGTCGCCGGGATCGCCGCCCAGCAGCGTCCCGACGGCGCGATCCCCTGGTTCCGGGGCCACCACCTCGACCCGTGGGACCACGTCGAGGCCGCCATGGCCCTCGACACGGCGGGCGAACACGCCCGGGCCGAGGCCGCCTACGCCTGGCTCGCCCGCCACCAGCTCCCCGACGGCTCCTGGTACGCCGCCTACGCCGACGGGGACGCGGAGGCGCCCACCGACCTCGGCCGGGAGTCCAACTTCTGCGCCTACGTCGCCGTCGGTGTCTGGCACCACTACCTGGCCACCGGCGACGACACGTTCCTGGACCGCATGTGGCCCGTCGTGGCCGCCGCGACGGGCTTCGTCCTCGGCCTCCAGCAGCCGGACGGCACCGTCGCCTGGAAGCGCGAGGAGGACGGCACCGTCCGCACGGAGGCGCTGCTGACCGGGTGCTCCTCCATCTACCAGGCCCTGCGCTGCGCCCTGGCCGTCGCCGAGCACCGGGAGGAGCCGCAGCCGGACTGGGAGCTGGCCTTCGGCCGGCTCGGCCACGCCATCGCCCGGCACCCCGAGCGCTTCGCCGACAAGTCCCGCTACTCCATGGACTGGTACTACCCCGTCCTCACCGGCGCGGTCACCGGACCGGCCGCCAAGGAGCGCATCGAGGCCGACTGGGACCGCTTCGTCGTCCCCGGCCTCGGCGTGCGCTGCGTGACGCCCAACCCCTGGGTGACCGGCGGGGAGAGCGCCGAGCTCGCGCTCGCCCTGTGGGTGACGGGGGAGTCCGACCGGGCCGTGGAGATCCTCCGCTCGATCAACCACCTGCGGGCCGGGAACGGGATGTACTGGACGGGTTACGTCTTCGACGACGACGCCGTCTGGCCGCGCGAGCAGACGGCGTGGACGGCCGGGGCGCTGCTCCTCGCGGTCGCCGCGCTCGGCGGCGACCCGGCGACCACGGACGTCTTCGGCGTGCCCGCGATCACCCCGGACTTCACCCCGCCCTGCTGCTGA
- a CDS encoding N-acetylmuramoyl-L-alanine amidase yields the protein MSRPRRAFLVVAVLLPCALVALAVLHLTRPDSGRPAARPEPAEPASPSGVAPASPESPDGDARPLAGTVVVLDPGHHPANREHPEAISRQVDVGTHRKACDTTGTATEAGRPEAEFTLDLARRVRERLEERGARVVLTQDGDRGDGRGGGPERARPYGPCIDERARIGNEEQADAVVSLHADGSGPTHRGFHVILPAAVHEGEADTRAITEPSRALGARLVEHFARATGTSPATYLGPRTADSGLDVRDDLGGLNLSTVPKVFLECGNMRNAQDAALLTDDAWRDRAARGITEGLTEFLTADRA from the coding sequence GTGTCCCGGCCGCGCAGGGCGTTCCTCGTCGTCGCCGTCCTCCTGCCGTGCGCGCTGGTCGCGCTGGCCGTACTGCACCTGACGCGCCCGGACTCCGGGCGGCCGGCGGCCCGGCCGGAACCCGCCGAGCCGGCGTCCCCGTCCGGCGTCGCACCGGCGTCCCCGGAGTCCCCGGACGGGGACGCCCGGCCGCTGGCGGGCACGGTCGTCGTCCTGGACCCGGGGCACCACCCCGCCAACCGCGAGCACCCGGAGGCCATCTCCCGGCAGGTCGACGTGGGCACCCACCGCAAGGCGTGCGACACCACCGGCACGGCCACGGAAGCGGGCCGTCCCGAGGCGGAGTTCACCCTCGACCTCGCCCGGAGGGTGCGGGAGCGGCTGGAGGAGCGCGGCGCGCGGGTCGTCCTCACCCAGGACGGCGACCGGGGCGACGGCCGGGGCGGGGGCCCGGAGCGGGCGCGCCCCTACGGTCCGTGCATCGACGAACGGGCCCGGATCGGGAACGAGGAGCAGGCCGACGCCGTCGTCTCGCTGCACGCGGACGGGTCGGGTCCGACGCATCGCGGCTTCCACGTGATCCTCCCGGCGGCCGTGCACGAGGGCGAGGCCGACACCCGCGCGATCACGGAGCCGTCGCGTGCGCTCGGAGCGCGTCTGGTCGAGCACTTCGCCCGCGCCACCGGCACCTCCCCCGCGACCTACCTCGGGCCGCGGACCGCCGACTCCGGACTGGACGTGCGCGACGACCTCGGCGGGCTCAACCTCTCCACCGTCCCGAAGGTCTTCCTGGAGTGCGGCAACATGCGCAACGCGCAGGACGCCGCCCTGCTGACCGACGACGCGTGGCGCGACCGCGCGGCGCGCGGGATCACGGAGGGGCTCACGGAGTTCCTCACCGCGGACCGCGCCTGA
- a CDS encoding class I SAM-dependent methyltransferase produces the protein MTTPKPEIIAAFEAAQGFMPRDEGLALYAAAARAARLGHPLLEVGTYCGRSTILLADAAREAGVTAVTVDHHRGSEEQQPGWEYHDPGLVDPEVGLMDTLPSFRRTLHAAGLEDHVLALVGHSPQAAALWGTPLGLVFVDGGHTDEHAHADYAGWVPHLADGGLLVVHDVFPDPADGGQAPYRVYRRAMDSGAFTEEPGTGSLRVLRRTAPGA, from the coding sequence ATGACGACACCGAAGCCGGAGATCATCGCCGCGTTCGAGGCGGCCCAGGGCTTCATGCCCCGCGACGAGGGCCTGGCCCTGTACGCGGCGGCCGCGCGGGCGGCCCGGCTCGGACACCCGCTGCTGGAGGTCGGCACCTACTGCGGGCGCTCCACGATCCTGCTCGCGGACGCGGCCCGCGAGGCGGGCGTCACCGCCGTCACCGTCGACCACCACCGGGGCAGCGAGGAGCAGCAGCCCGGCTGGGAGTACCACGATCCGGGCCTCGTCGACCCGGAGGTGGGCCTCATGGACACCCTGCCCTCCTTCCGCCGGACGCTGCACGCGGCCGGGTTGGAGGACCACGTCCTCGCCCTCGTCGGCCACTCCCCGCAGGCCGCCGCGCTCTGGGGGACGCCGCTCGGCCTCGTCTTCGTCGACGGCGGGCACACCGACGAGCACGCCCACGCGGACTACGCGGGCTGGGTGCCGCACCTGGCGGACGGCGGGCTGCTGGTCGTCCACGACGTCTTCCCGGACCCGGCGGACGGCGGCCAGGCCCCCTACCGCGTGTACCGACGGGCCATGGACTCCGGGGCGTTCACGGAGGAGCCGGGGACGGGCTCGCTGCGCGTGCTGCGCCGCACCGCGCCCGGGGCCTGA
- a CDS encoding MaoC/PaaZ C-terminal domain-containing protein, with protein MPIDVATALAAPPTVKHLAWDHRDVQLYHLGLGAGVPATDPAELRYALEDRLHVLPSFVTVAGGGMAFVDGIDAPGIDVDLAGILHGGQRIELHRPVPVRGTATQRSRVAAVHDKGKAALVVLRMEVEDAAGPLWTCDTRLFVRGEGGFGGERGATERHPVPDRVPDLTLERPVREDQALLYRLSGDLNPLHADPDFARLAGFDRPILHGLCTYGMTLKAVVDQLLGGDVSRVTAYGTRFAGVVLPGDTLRVRAWRLDAGRVQVSVTTTGRDDAPVLTDTVVEHT; from the coding sequence ATGCCCATCGACGTCGCCACCGCCCTCGCGGCGCCGCCCACGGTCAAGCACCTCGCCTGGGACCACCGGGACGTGCAGCTCTACCACTTGGGTCTGGGAGCCGGTGTGCCCGCCACCGACCCGGCCGAACTGCGCTACGCGCTGGAGGACCGGCTGCACGTCCTGCCGAGCTTCGTGACCGTGGCGGGCGGCGGCATGGCGTTCGTCGACGGCATCGACGCGCCGGGCATCGACGTCGACCTGGCCGGCATCCTGCACGGCGGGCAGCGCATCGAGCTGCACCGGCCGGTCCCCGTACGCGGCACCGCGACCCAGCGCTCCCGCGTCGCGGCGGTCCACGACAAGGGCAAGGCCGCGCTCGTCGTCCTGCGGATGGAGGTCGAGGACGCGGCGGGACCGTTGTGGACGTGCGACACCCGGCTGTTCGTGCGGGGGGAGGGCGGCTTCGGCGGGGAGCGCGGGGCCACCGAGCGCCACCCGGTGCCGGACCGCGTGCCCGACCTGACGCTGGAGCGGCCCGTACGGGAGGACCAGGCGCTCCTCTACCGGCTCAGCGGTGACCTGAACCCGCTGCACGCCGACCCGGACTTCGCGCGCCTGGCCGGGTTCGACCGGCCGATCCTGCACGGGCTGTGCACCTACGGGATGACGCTCAAGGCCGTCGTCGACCAGCTGCTCGGCGGCGACGTCTCCCGGGTGACCGCCTACGGCACCCGCTTCGCCGGTGTCGTCCTCCCCGGCGACACCCTGCGGGTGCGGGCCTGGCGGCTGGACGCCGGGCGCGTCCAGGTGTCCGTCACGACGACCGGGCGGGACGACGCGCCGGTCCTGACCGACACCGTCGTCGAACACACCTGA
- a CDS encoding Nif3-like dinuclear metal center hexameric protein: MPALSEVIAALDALWPPAGAESWDAVGTVCGDPEAEVSRVLVAVDPVREVADEAVALGADLLLTHHPLYLRGTTTVGAHTFKGRVVHTLIKHDVALHVAHTNADRADPGVSDALAGALGLRVTGPLAPDPDDPAGRRGIGRLCELPEPLSLAAFAQYAAERLPATTQGVRAAGDPDAVLRTVAVCGGSGDSLFDAVRAAGVDAYLTADLRHHPASEAREHSPLALLDAAHWATEWPWCEQAAAQLDAISDRHGWDLRTHVSRTVTDPWTAHATSGPHPDHSGAPN, translated from the coding sequence GTGCCCGCACTGTCCGAAGTCATCGCCGCGCTCGACGCCCTCTGGCCCCCCGCCGGGGCGGAGTCCTGGGACGCGGTCGGCACGGTCTGCGGTGACCCGGAGGCCGAGGTGTCCCGGGTCCTCGTGGCCGTCGACCCGGTACGGGAGGTGGCCGACGAGGCCGTCGCCCTCGGGGCCGACCTGCTGCTGACCCACCACCCGCTCTACCTGCGCGGCACCACCACCGTCGGCGCCCACACCTTCAAGGGCCGCGTCGTCCACACGCTCATCAAGCACGACGTCGCCCTGCACGTCGCGCACACCAACGCCGACCGCGCCGACCCGGGCGTCTCCGACGCCCTGGCCGGGGCCCTAGGCCTGCGCGTCACCGGGCCGCTCGCGCCCGACCCGGACGACCCGGCGGGCCGCCGGGGCATCGGGCGGCTGTGCGAGCTGCCCGAGCCGCTGTCCCTGGCCGCCTTCGCCCAGTACGCCGCCGAGCGGCTGCCCGCCACCACCCAGGGCGTCCGCGCCGCCGGCGACCCGGACGCCGTTCTGCGCACCGTCGCGGTCTGCGGCGGTTCCGGCGACAGCCTCTTCGACGCCGTCCGGGCGGCCGGCGTCGACGCGTACCTCACCGCCGACCTGCGGCACCACCCGGCCTCCGAGGCGCGCGAGCACTCCCCGCTCGCCCTGCTCGACGCCGCCCACTGGGCCACCGAGTGGCCCTGGTGCGAGCAGGCCGCCGCCCAACTCGACGCGATCAGCGACCGGCACGGCTGGGACCTGCGCACGCACGTCTCCCGTACCGTCACCGACCCCTGGACCGCCCACGCGACGTCCGGACCCCACCCCGACCACTCAGGAGCCCCCAACTGA
- a CDS encoding zinc ribbon domain-containing protein, translating into MNAEPADQIRLLDVQALDIRLSQLAHRRETLPEHEEVRTREEELTQLRDLLVAAQTEESDTAREQTKAEQDVDQVRKRATRDQERLDSGMVTNPKDLESLQSEIASLARRQSTLEDVVLEVMERNEAAAGRVTELTGRVTAVQEKAEDARARRTAASGEIDAEIETVRKEREVVAAAIPADLLKLYEKLRGQQGGVGAAKLFQRRCEGCRLELNITELNEVREAAPETVLRCENCRRILVRTPESGL; encoded by the coding sequence CTGAACGCCGAGCCCGCCGACCAGATCCGCCTTCTCGACGTCCAGGCCCTGGACATCCGGCTCTCGCAGCTCGCCCACCGCCGCGAGACCCTCCCCGAGCACGAGGAGGTGCGCACCCGCGAGGAGGAGCTGACGCAGCTGCGTGACCTGCTGGTCGCCGCCCAGACCGAGGAGAGCGACACCGCGCGCGAGCAGACCAAGGCCGAGCAGGACGTCGACCAGGTGCGCAAGCGCGCCACCCGCGACCAGGAGCGGCTGGACTCCGGCATGGTCACCAACCCCAAGGACCTGGAGAGCCTGCAGAGCGAGATCGCGTCGCTGGCGCGGCGGCAGAGCACGCTGGAGGACGTCGTCCTGGAGGTGATGGAGCGCAACGAGGCCGCGGCCGGCCGCGTCACCGAACTGACCGGGCGCGTCACCGCCGTCCAGGAGAAGGCCGAGGACGCCCGGGCCCGCCGCACGGCGGCGAGCGGGGAGATCGACGCCGAGATCGAGACCGTGCGCAAGGAGCGCGAGGTCGTGGCCGCCGCGATCCCCGCCGACCTGCTGAAGCTCTACGAGAAGCTGCGCGGGCAGCAGGGCGGCGTGGGGGCGGCCAAGTTGTTCCAGCGCCGCTGCGAGGGCTGCCGACTGGAGCTGAACATCACCGAGCTGAACGAGGTGCGCGAGGCCGCCCCCGAGACCGTCCTGCGGTGCGAGAACTGCCGGCGCATCCTGGTGCGCACCCCCGAGTCGGGGCTGTGA
- a CDS encoding bifunctional RNase H/acid phosphatase, with translation MARRFVVEADGGSRGNPGPAGYGAVVKDAGTGEVLAEAAEFIGHATNNVAEYRGLIAGLYAARDLDPQATVQVRMDSKLVVEQMSGRWKIKHPGMRPLAAEAKEIFPPEAVRYEWIPRARNGHADRLANEAMDAGKRGEQWRPSGVPDPAAAPSAEDTGPTAPAAPPSGWSADLGTPTTFVLLRHGETALTPQKRFSGSGGADPELSGAGRRQAEAAAAALAARGTVQAVVSSPLLRCRETAAAVADRLGLEVRVDEGLRETDFGAWEGLTFAEVKERHPDDLDAWLASDTVGPTGGGESFAEVARRVALSRDKLLARYAGRTVLLVTHVTPVKQLVRLALGAPPETLFRMELSAASVSAVAYYADGNASVRLLNDTSHLR, from the coding sequence ATGGCACGACGTTTCGTCGTCGAGGCGGACGGCGGCTCCCGGGGCAACCCCGGCCCTGCGGGCTACGGCGCGGTGGTCAAGGACGCGGGGACGGGCGAAGTCCTCGCCGAGGCGGCCGAGTTCATCGGGCACGCCACCAACAACGTCGCCGAGTACCGGGGCCTGATCGCCGGGCTGTACGCGGCCCGCGACCTCGACCCGCAGGCCACGGTGCAGGTCCGGATGGACTCCAAGCTCGTCGTGGAGCAGATGTCCGGACGCTGGAAGATCAAGCACCCCGGCATGCGGCCGCTCGCCGCCGAGGCCAAGGAGATCTTCCCGCCCGAGGCCGTGCGCTACGAGTGGATCCCCCGCGCCCGCAACGGCCACGCCGACCGGCTCGCCAACGAGGCCATGGACGCCGGGAAGCGCGGCGAGCAGTGGCGGCCCTCCGGCGTCCCCGATCCGGCCGCCGCCCCCTCGGCGGAGGACACCGGCCCGACGGCCCCCGCCGCGCCGCCGTCGGGCTGGTCGGCGGACCTGGGCACGCCCACGACGTTCGTCCTCCTGCGGCACGGTGAGACGGCCCTGACGCCGCAGAAGCGGTTCTCCGGCAGCGGGGGAGCGGACCCGGAGCTGTCCGGGGCGGGCCGCCGTCAGGCCGAGGCCGCCGCCGCCGCGCTCGCCGCGCGGGGCACCGTGCAGGCGGTCGTCAGCTCCCCGCTGCTGCGCTGCCGGGAGACGGCCGCCGCCGTCGCCGACCGGCTCGGCCTGGAGGTCCGCGTCGACGAGGGCCTGCGCGAGACGGACTTCGGCGCCTGGGAGGGCCTCACCTTCGCGGAGGTCAAGGAGCGCCACCCGGACGACCTCGACGCGTGGCTGGCCTCCGACACCGTCGGGCCGACGGGCGGCGGCGAATCGTTCGCCGAGGTGGCCCGCCGCGTCGCGCTGTCCCGCGACAAGCTGCTGGCCCGCTACGCGGGGCGCACCGTGCTGCTGGTCACCCACGTCACGCCGGTCAAGCAGCTGGTGCGGCTGGCGCTCGGTGCCCCGCCGGAGACGCTGTTCCGCATGGAGCTGTCGGCGGCGTCCGTCTCGGCCGTCGCCTACTACGCCGACGGCAACGCCTCCGTGCGTCTCCTCAACGACACCTCCCACCTGCGCTGA
- a CDS encoding acyl-CoA dehydrogenase: protein MPATPADSSLLMSRRDLAFQLYEWLDAEALVRRPRYAEHSRETFDAVLELGEQLAARYFAPHNRAGDLAEPRLTDGTVETIPEVREALEAFARSGLVSATMDEDLGGMRLPHVVSTACFSWFQAANIATSAYPFLTLGNARLLCAHGTPEQVDRYVRPMLAGRFTGTMCLSEPQAGSSLADVLTRAEPQDDGTYRLSGNKMWISGGDHELSENIVHLVLARIPGGPPGVKGLSLFVVPKRLVAPDGSPGERNDVVAAGLNHKMGYRGTTNAALNFGEGAHLPGGRPGAVGELVGEPHRGLAYMFMMMNEARIGVGAGAAALGVTGYLKSLAYARSRPQGRPVTGRDPGAPQVPIIEHADVRRMLLAQKAYSEGATGLVLYCARLVDEQHTAEDEAGRRRAGLLLDVLTPIAKSWPSQWCLEANNLAIQVHGGYGYTREYDVEQHYRDNRLNPIHEGTHGIQALDLLGRKAVLDGGAGLRALGDAVAATAGEAAARGGEAAELAAALTAAWERVTTVTAALWATGEPDRALANAAVYLEAVGHVVLAWVWLGQYLAASASDDAFHQGKRQAARYFFRHELPRTTAQFALLESGDTTVPDTDPGWL, encoded by the coding sequence ATGCCCGCGACCCCGGCCGACTCCTCCCTGCTGATGTCCCGGCGGGACCTCGCCTTCCAGCTGTACGAGTGGCTGGACGCGGAGGCCCTCGTCCGGCGGCCCCGCTACGCCGAGCACTCGCGGGAGACGTTCGACGCGGTGCTGGAGCTCGGGGAGCAGCTGGCCGCGCGCTACTTCGCTCCGCACAACCGCGCGGGCGACCTGGCCGAACCCCGGCTGACGGACGGCACGGTGGAGACGATCCCCGAGGTGCGGGAGGCGCTGGAGGCCTTCGCCCGCTCGGGCCTGGTCTCGGCGACCATGGACGAGGACCTGGGCGGGATGCGGCTGCCGCACGTCGTCTCCACGGCCTGCTTCAGCTGGTTCCAGGCCGCGAACATCGCCACGTCCGCCTACCCGTTCCTCACCCTCGGCAACGCGCGGCTGCTGTGCGCCCACGGCACACCCGAGCAGGTCGACCGCTACGTGCGCCCGATGCTCGCCGGGCGGTTCACCGGCACGATGTGCCTGTCCGAACCGCAGGCCGGCTCCTCGCTGGCGGACGTCCTCACCCGCGCGGAGCCGCAGGACGACGGCACCTACCGGCTCTCGGGCAACAAGATGTGGATCTCCGGCGGCGACCACGAGCTGAGCGAGAACATCGTGCACCTCGTCCTCGCCCGCATCCCCGGCGGGCCGCCCGGGGTGAAGGGTCTGTCGCTGTTCGTCGTCCCCAAGCGCCTCGTCGCTCCCGACGGCAGCCCGGGCGAGCGCAACGACGTCGTGGCGGCCGGCCTCAACCACAAGATGGGCTACCGGGGCACGACGAACGCGGCGCTGAACTTCGGCGAGGGCGCGCACCTCCCCGGTGGACGGCCGGGCGCGGTGGGCGAGCTGGTCGGGGAGCCGCACCGGGGCCTGGCCTACATGTTCATGATGATGAACGAGGCGCGCATCGGCGTCGGGGCCGGGGCGGCGGCGCTCGGCGTCACGGGCTACCTGAAGTCCCTGGCGTACGCGCGCAGCCGCCCGCAGGGCCGTCCGGTGACCGGACGCGACCCGGGCGCGCCGCAGGTGCCGATCATCGAGCACGCCGACGTGCGCCGCATGCTGCTGGCCCAGAAGGCGTACAGCGAGGGCGCCACCGGGCTGGTGCTGTACTGCGCGCGGCTGGTGGACGAGCAGCACACGGCCGAGGACGAGGCCGGGCGTCGACGGGCCGGCCTCCTGCTGGACGTCCTCACGCCCATCGCGAAGAGCTGGCCCTCCCAGTGGTGCCTGGAGGCGAACAACCTGGCGATCCAGGTGCACGGCGGGTACGGCTACACGCGCGAGTACGACGTCGAGCAGCACTACCGCGACAACCGCCTCAACCCCATCCACGAGGGCACGCACGGCATCCAGGCGCTCGACCTGCTGGGCCGCAAGGCCGTGCTGGACGGCGGCGCCGGGCTGCGGGCGCTGGGCGACGCCGTCGCCGCGACGGCCGGGGAGGCCGCCGCGCGGGGCGGGGAGGCGGCCGAGCTGGCGGCGGCCCTGACGGCCGCCTGGGAGCGGGTGACCACCGTGACGGCCGCCCTGTGGGCGACGGGCGAACCCGACCGGGCCCTGGCCAACGCGGCGGTGTACCTGGAGGCCGTCGGGCACGTCGTCCTGGCGTGGGTGTGGCTGGGGCAGTACCTGGCGGCCTCGGCGTCCGACGACGCCTTCCACCAGGGCAAGCGGCAGGCCGCGCGCTACTTCTTCCGCCACGAACTGCCGCGCACCACGGCGCAGTTCGCCCTGCTGGAGAGCGGCGACACGACCGTCCCCGACACCGACCCCGGCTGGCTGTGA